The Candidatus Poribacteria bacterium genomic interval CCCCGAAGTAGAGCCTATCGGGCACAGCGACCACCGACCTCTCGATCTCACCTGAAAGCGTAAGAATGACCTCGGGCTTTTTCGGATCGTTCGATATGACATGTATCTCCTCTCTGAACCTCCCCCCTCTATAACCCGTATTGAAGAGGGCTCTTATCTCCCCCATATCACCGGGAGGCACCTCCCCCTTTGAAACTACTGCCGCCGTGCATCCGCAGGAGCTTCTTATCTCCTTTATCCTCAGGGGCTCTTCACCTTTATTCCAGAATTTGAAGGTGTAGTGTAGCTCCTGGTTTTGTCCGACTTTACCGAAGTTATGGTTGATCTCATCGAAATAGATATCCGGTGTGTTGCCGCGCTTATGGCTCCTTCCCAAGATCAGGAGGGCATATCCGGTGAAGATCCTCCCGAATTCATCTTCATCTATGGGCTTGGGGGGACTGGGAGGATCGATGAGCTTCACCTTGCCTTTTGCCATGTCCTCAACCACTACGAAGTGGTTCATCCCATTTTTCTTAACCAGTGCGATGGCCACTTCTCCTTTATCTATCATCTTCTTGAGCCCTTTGAGATCCGATTTAACGCCTTTACAATCGAGCCCTTTGATCTTCGCAGCATACCACAGCCCGTACATTGATGTTCCCGTCTCATCCTGACCGGACAGCCTACAGAGCTCCTCTATAGAGGCGGGGATACCGAAAAGCTTGCAGACAGCAAGCAGGCTTTCTGGACCACAACCGTTATGTTTGACCGAATCCTCCGAGGGCAAGGTTAAGGAGGTGATAAAAGCGACGATAAGGACAAGGGGTTTCATCTTTGATAGCCCTCCCACCATATACATCACTTAGCTATGAAAACCCTGCCTGTCCGATCATCGCGGACGGATAACCCACGGGGAAACTTTAAAACGAATAGGTCATCGGGAATGTCGATGTTGATTCTAAAATCCTTCTCGATCGATATGGTCCTTACAAAGGATAATCGGGCTTCCCCTGATCTCTCATTTACTC includes:
- a CDS encoding DUF1573 domain-containing protein, with the translated sequence MKPLVLIVAFITSLTLPSEDSVKHNGCGPESLLAVCKLFGIPASIEELCRLSGQDETGTSMYGLWYAAKIKGLDCKGVKSDLKGLKKMIDKGEVAIALVKKNGMNHFVVVEDMAKGKVKLIDPPSPPKPIDEDEFGRIFTGYALLILGRSHKRGNTPDIYFDEINHNFGKVGQNQELHYTFKFWNKGEEPLRIKEIRSSCGCTAAVVSKGEVPPGDMGEIRALFNTGYRGGRFREEIHVISNDPKKPEVILTLSGEIERSVVAVPDRLYFGEIKGGDQRRKRVQIIDLDGKRLNIEKVRSSSKGIRVRVNREKDNEITLEVILNPLKMKLGAFEERIVVYTNNDMRPEIEIPLSGEILGEIELKPPRLFFGMMRAGERKELKVEILKSGEADLRLMSVEGAGKLVEIKRIK